A single genomic interval of Romboutsia ilealis harbors:
- a CDS encoding dihydroorotate dehydrogenase, with translation MANLGVKFGNIDFKNPVVMASGTFGFGKEYNEIYDIQKLGGISSKGLTLEKRDGNKGMRVWETPSGMMNSVGLENPSVQGFIDNELKFFKGLNLVRIANLGGGTLDDYVKGAELLNNQSIDMIELNISCPNVKAGGMAFGIKNEVAREVVRAVRKVTDLPLVVKLSPNAEDIVGMAKVCEEEGADGISLVNTFKAMAIDIHKRKPVFENIYAGLSGPAIKPIALRMVHEVCKNVSIPVMGMGGITTAQDAIEFIMAGATCIQVGTANFINPKIGIEIIDGIEEFMKKEGIKSLDEIRGII, from the coding sequence ATGGCTAATTTAGGTGTAAAATTCGGGAATATCGATTTTAAAAATCCAGTTGTTATGGCTTCAGGAACCTTTGGATTCGGCAAAGAGTATAATGAAATTTATGACATACAAAAATTAGGAGGGATAAGTAGTAAAGGTCTTACTTTAGAAAAAAGAGATGGAAATAAAGGGATGAGAGTATGGGAAACTCCATCTGGAATGATGAATAGTGTAGGACTTGAAAATCCAAGTGTTCAAGGATTCATAGATAATGAACTAAAGTTTTTTAAAGGTTTAAACTTAGTAAGGATAGCTAATTTAGGCGGAGGAACTTTAGATGATTATGTAAAGGGAGCTGAACTTTTAAATAATCAATCTATAGATATGATAGAGTTAAACATATCTTGTCCAAATGTAAAAGCTGGTGGAATGGCATTTGGTATAAAAAATGAAGTTGCAAGAGAAGTAGTAAGAGCAGTTAGAAAAGTTACAGATTTACCTCTTGTAGTTAAATTATCACCTAATGCTGAAGACATAGTTGGTATGGCTAAAGTCTGTGAAGAAGAAGGTGCAGATGGTATATCTTTAGTGAATACATTTAAAGCAATGGCTATAGATATACATAAGAGAAAGCCAGTATTTGAAAATATATATGCAGGTTTATCTGGTCCAGCCATAAAACCAATAGCTCTTAGAATGGTTCATGAGGTATGTAAAAATGTAAGCATACCAGTTATGGGAATGGGTGGAATAACTACAGCTCAAGATGCCATAGAGTTTATAATGGCTGGAGCAACGTGTATCCAGGTTGGAACTGCAAATTTCATAAATCCTAAAATTGGTATTGAAATAATAGACGGAATAGAAGAATTTATGAAAAAAGAAGGAATAAAAAGTTTAGACGAAATTAGAGGAATAATATAA
- a CDS encoding dihydroorotate dehydrogenase electron transfer subunit, translating into MYKVIENRYVGEDMYLLRIEGKFEGKMGQFYMLRAWDKFPLLSRPISIHDIDENSISFLYKVVGEGTQILSKVKVSETIKLEGPYGNGYEKVQGKVALVGGGIGVAPLYLVAKNIENCDAYLGFRKEAILEEEYKEVCNEVHIAIGDKFVTDILDIEKYDYILACGPTPMMEKLVKMTEGTNTKIMVSLENHMACGVGACLVCTCKTQFGNKKTCKDGPVFWGEDVIFNG; encoded by the coding sequence ATGTACAAAGTAATTGAAAATAGATATGTAGGGGAAGATATGTACCTTCTGAGAATTGAAGGTAAGTTTGAAGGAAAAATGGGTCAATTTTATATGTTAAGAGCATGGGATAAATTTCCACTTCTTTCAAGACCTATAAGTATACACGATATAGACGAGAATAGTATAAGTTTTTTATATAAAGTTGTAGGAGAAGGAACTCAAATCTTAAGCAAAGTAAAAGTAAGCGAAACTATAAAGTTAGAAGGTCCATATGGAAATGGTTATGAAAAGGTTCAAGGTAAGGTGGCTTTAGTAGGTGGAGGAATCGGAGTAGCACCACTTTACTTAGTTGCTAAGAATATAGAAAATTGTGATGCGTATTTAGGTTTTAGAAAAGAAGCCATACTAGAAGAAGAATACAAAGAAGTTTGTAATGAAGTGCATATAGCTATAGGGGATAAATTTGTAACGGATATTTTAGATATTGAAAAATATGATTATATACTAGCTTGTGGACCGACTCCTATGATGGAAAAGCTAGTTAAGATGACAGAAGGAACTAATACGAAGATAATGGTGTCTCTAGAAAATCATATGGCATGTGGAGTTGGAGCATGTTTAGTATGTACTTGTAAAACACAGTTTGGAAATAAGAAAACGTGTAAAGATGGACCGGTATTTTGGGGAGAGGATGTGATATTCAATGGCTAA